In Cololabis saira isolate AMF1-May2022 chromosome 14, fColSai1.1, whole genome shotgun sequence, a single genomic region encodes these proteins:
- the rbm27 gene encoding RNA-binding protein 27 isoform X2 encodes MIIENVEALKSWLAKLLEPICDADPSALANYVVALVKKDKTEKELKALCADQLDVFLQKETVGFVDKLFECLTSKNYLGNPAAKEAPKEEVTAPAVKTDADEAETPEEDRENRRRRSPLRSRSEFNESRNRDDRRRDERKRRDFERQGKSCSDSHRERERHERRRGSPRGRSYSRSRSRSRSGSRGKSRDREHRGGRDFKSKFEVERKDTDSYNSSAPPSSHPSPLLPLPTPPHPFSSASSSAGGAGAGGVPVATPAHLPDSTTDSWSGYYGGPRQDGVGKPFGNKSVSLKQRCRDYDEKGFCVRGDLCLFDHGNDPLIVDDVNLPGIIPFPPPPVMPPTGMPMPPITEPPPPLRMPAMPPYGQPPPPGVFPMTRPPLIATGGIDPPNHQSAITSPPLIGPPAMGLPPTLPPPPPPQPPSSSSSVSLRPQYVQSEYNYDPEGYNPESPGLTAAGHNSYRQFIPRVQSQRSNLIGLTSSEGQGSRAANIVIQTEPATAACTPGSNMSRFNTEQDSRKRSMMGPTTAEGSAAKKPWMEKMGFNNQHKSPFPKRNHYVNTKLEVRKIPRDLNNITKLNEHFSKFGTIVNIQVVFGGDPEAALIQYTKNEEARRAISSTEAVLNNRFIRVYWHREPNPNPNAAGLQEQSSAGQGPGSAPGQGLQHGNMHKQGIKQHNPAAYVLNNTIPKHHLNTAAGAPNATKTDSLNPNPDTAAVAPALTNTQKAPYTSTAPKSSSKSLGKTGKALEAQEALKKKQEALKLQQDMRKKKQEMLKAQIECQKVLINRVEKNRGMKPEERANIMKTLKELTEKITQLQNEMNPQVSHSKSNHSQPKTKTDAQKALLDAELDFHKKMSSGEDTTDLKRKLGQLQVEATRLGLIKPPAGRGRGRGKAALDPTAMHMGRGRSRSRELAGRGGVVNRMVIDHRPRALAILGFTQEEKEELMPHFVKFGEVEDLRDQDANSVIMTFRTRSEAENAANQGAKFKGRVLQISWYKPKTPSVTTEPEEDEAKDEDITKEARSYLPGEAEEEEEEEDDDEDDENESRSWRR; translated from the exons AGACGGTAGGATTTGTCGACAAACTTTTTGAATGTTTAACAAGCAAGAACTACCTGGGAAATCCAGCTGCCAAGGAGGCTCCTAAAGAGGAGGTGACGGCACCGGCAGTCAAGACGGATGCTGATGAG GCTGAAACTCCAGAGGAGGATAGAGAAAACAGGCGGAGGAGAAGTCCCCTGAGAAGCCGCTCTGAATTCAACGAATCCAG AAACCGCGACGACAGGAGACGCGACGAGCGCAAGCGCCGCGACTTTGAGCGGCAAGGGAAAAGCTGCAGCGACTCGCACCGCGAGCGTGAGCGGCACGAGCGGCGCAGGGGCAGCCCCCGCGGGAGGAGCTACAGCCGGAGCCGCAGCCGCAGCAGGAGCGGCAGCCGCGGCAAGAGCAGGGACCGCGAGCACAGAGGAGGCCGAG ACTTCAAGTCAAAGTTTGAGGTGGAAAGAAAAGATACGGACAGCTACAACTCTTCTGCCCCACCGAGTTCCCACCCGtcacctcttcttcctcttcccacACCACCACATCCCTTCTCCTCTGCTTCTTCGTCAGCTGGAGGCGCAGGAGCTGGAGGGGTTCCCGTGGCAACGCCAGCTCACCTGCCCgacagcaccacggacagctgGTCCGGCTACTACGGCGGTCCGAGGCAGGACGGCGTCGGCAAGCCGTTCGGCAACAAGAGCGTGTCGCTCAAGCAGCGCTGCAGGGATTACGACG AAAAGGGATTTTGTGTCCGAGGGGACCTCTGTCTCTTTGACCATGGCAACGACCCCCTCATCGTCGACGATGTCAATCTCCCCGGCATAATCCCGTTCCCCCCGCCGCCGGTGATGCCCCCCACGGGCATGCCCATGCCCCCCATCACCgagccccccccgcccctcagGATGCCAGCCATGCCCCCCTACGGCCAGCCGCCGCCGCCAGGAGTCTTCCCCATGACAA GACCCCCACTCATAGCAACCGGTGGGATCGATCCCCCCAACCACCAATCTGCAATCACTTCTCCTCCTCTTATCGGACCGCCGGCCATGGGGCTGCCACctactcttcctcctcctcctcctcctcagccaCCCTCCTCGTCTTCATCTGTGTCTCTTCGCCCCCAATATGTCCAGTCTGAAT ataactatgatccagaaGGCTACAACCCAGAATCCCCGGGCCTGACTGCAGCCGGTCATAATTCCTACCGTCAGTTCATTCCCAGGGTGCAGAGCCAGCGCTCCAACCTCATCGGCCTGACTTCCAGCGAAGGACAAGGCTCCAGAG CTGCCAACATAGTGATCCAGACGGAGCCTGCGACGGCAGCCTGCACCCCTGGGAGTAACATGTCCCGGTTTAACACGGAGCAGGACAGCAGGAAGAGGTCCATGATGGGGCCCACTACAGCCGAGGGCTCCGCTGCTAAAAAACCCTGGATGGAGAA GATGGGCTTTAATAATCAGCACAAGAGCCCATTTCCCAAAAGGAATCACTATGTGAACACAAAGTTGGAGGTGCGGAAGATCCCTCGAGACCTCAACAACATCACCAAGCTCAACGAGCACTTCAGCAAGTTTGGAACAATCGTCAATATTCAG GTGGTGTTTGGTGGAGACCCGGAGGCGGCGCTGATCCAGTACACCAAGAACGAAGAGGCCAGACGGGCCATCTCCAGCACCGAGGCCGTCCTCAACAACCGCTTCATCAGGGTGTACTGGCACCGCgagcctaaccctaaccccaacgcAGCCGGGCTCCAGGAGCAGAGCTCGGCGGGCCAGGGCCCCGGCTCGGCCCCCGGCCAAGGACTCCAGCACGGCAACATGCATAAG CAGGGGATCAAGCAGCACAACCCTGCCGCCTACGTGTTGAACAACACCATACCCAAACATCACCTGAATACGGCGGCCGGCGCCCCAAACGCCACGAAGACGGACAGCCTGAACCCAAACCCTGACACCGCCGCC GTGGCGCCCGCGCTGACAAACACCCAGAAGGCCCCCTACACTTCCACAGCCCCAAAGTCATCCTCAAAGAGCCTTGGGAAAACAGGAAAAGCACTGGAAGCGCAGGAAGCTCTCAAGAAGAAACAG GAGGCGTTAAAACTCCAGCAAGACATGAGAAAGAAGAAGCAGGAGATGTTAAAGGCACAGATTGAGTGTCAGAAG GTACTGATAAACCGCGTGGAGAAGAATCGAGGTATGAAGCCCGAGGAGAGAGCCAACATCATGAAAACGCTAAAGGAGCTGACGGAGAAGATTACCCAGCTGCAGAATGAAATGAACCCCCAGGTCTCGCACAGCAAGAGCAACCACAGCCAGCCCAAGACCAAGACCGAC GCCCAGAAGGCGTTGCTTGACGCCGAGCTGGACTTTCACAAGAAGATGAGCTCTGGGGAAGACACCACAGACCTCAAGAGAAAACTCGGGCAGCTGCAGGTGGAG GCGACGCGGCTGGGTCTGATCAAGCCTCCGGCGGGGCGAGGCCGCGGCCGGGGGAAGGCGGCGCTGGACCCGACCGCCATGCACATGGGCCGcggccggagccggagccgggagCTGGCGGGGCGCGGCGGGGTCGTGAACCGCATGGTGATTGACCACCGGCCCAGAGCGCTCGCCATTCTGGGATTCAcacaggaggagaaggaggaactAATGCCGCACTTTGTG AAATTCGGAGAAGTTGAAGATCTCCGAGACCAAGACGCCAACAGCGTCATCATGACCTTTAGGACACGAAGCGAAGCTGAGAAT GCAGCAAATCAGGGAGCCAAGTTCAAAGGGCGGGTTCTGCAGATTTCCTGGTACAAGCCCAAGACCCCGTCCGTTACAACGGAGCCGGAGGAGGACGAGGCGAAAGACGAGGACATTACG AAGGAAGCAAGGTCTTATTTGCCaggagaggcggaggaggaggaagaggaggaggacgatGACGAAGATGACGAGAACGAGAGCCGATCCTGGAGGCGATAA
- the rbm27 gene encoding RNA-binding protein 27 isoform X4, whose amino-acid sequence MIIENVEALKSWLAKLLEPICDADPSALANYVVALVKKDKTEKELKALCADQLDVFLQKETVGFVDKLFECLTSKNYLGNPAAKEAPKEEVTAPAVKTDADEAETPEEDRENRRRRSPLRSRSEFNESRNRDDRRRDERKRRDFERQGKSCSDSHRERERHERRRGSPRGRSYSRSRSRSRSGSRGKSRDREHRGGRDFKSKFEVERKDTDSYNSSAPPSSHPSPLLPLPTPPHPFSSASSSAGGAGAGGVPVATPAHLPDSTTDSWSGYYGGPRQDGVGKPFGNKSVSLKQRCRDYDEKGFCVRGDLCLFDHGNDPLIVDDVNLPGIIPFPPPPVMPPTGMPMPPITEPPPPLRMPAMPPYGQPPPPGVFPMTRPPLIATGGIDPPNHQSAITSPPLIGPPAMGLPPTLPPPPPPQPPSSSSSVSLRPQYVQSEYNYDPEGYNPESPGLTAAGHNSYRQFIPRVQSQRSNLIGLTSSEGQGSRAANIVIQTEPATAACTPGSNMSRFNTEQDSRKRSMMGPTTAEGSAAKKPWMEKMGFNNQHKSPFPKRNHYVNTKLEVRKIPRDLNNITKLNEHFSKFGTIVNIQVVFGGDPEAALIQYTKNEEARRAISSTEAVLNNRFIRVYWHREPNPNPNAAGLQEQSSAGQGPGSAPGQGLQHGNMHKQGIKQHNPAAYVLNNTIPKHHLNTAAGAPNATKTDSLNPNPDTAAVAPALTNTQKAPYTSTAPKSSSKSLGKTGKALEAQEALKKKQEALKLQQDMRKKKQEMLKAQIECQKVLINRVEKNRGMKPEERANIMKTLKELTEKITQLQNEMNPQVSHSKSNHSQPKTKTDAQKALLDAELDFHKKMSSGEDTTDLKRKLGQLQVEATRLGLIKPPAGRGRGRGKAALDPTAMHMGRGRSRSRELAGRGGVVNRMVIDHRPRALAILGFTQEEKEELMPHFVKFGEVEDLRDQDANSVIMTFRTRSEAENAANQGAKFKGRVLQISWYKPKTPSVTTEPEEDEAKDEDITQKEARSYLPGEAEEEEEEEDDDEDDENESRSWRR is encoded by the exons AGACGGTAGGATTTGTCGACAAACTTTTTGAATGTTTAACAAGCAAGAACTACCTGGGAAATCCAGCTGCCAAGGAGGCTCCTAAAGAGGAGGTGACGGCACCGGCAGTCAAGACGGATGCTGATGAG GCTGAAACTCCAGAGGAGGATAGAGAAAACAGGCGGAGGAGAAGTCCCCTGAGAAGCCGCTCTGAATTCAACGAATCCAG AAACCGCGACGACAGGAGACGCGACGAGCGCAAGCGCCGCGACTTTGAGCGGCAAGGGAAAAGCTGCAGCGACTCGCACCGCGAGCGTGAGCGGCACGAGCGGCGCAGGGGCAGCCCCCGCGGGAGGAGCTACAGCCGGAGCCGCAGCCGCAGCAGGAGCGGCAGCCGCGGCAAGAGCAGGGACCGCGAGCACAGAGGAGGCCGAG ACTTCAAGTCAAAGTTTGAGGTGGAAAGAAAAGATACGGACAGCTACAACTCTTCTGCCCCACCGAGTTCCCACCCGtcacctcttcttcctcttcccacACCACCACATCCCTTCTCCTCTGCTTCTTCGTCAGCTGGAGGCGCAGGAGCTGGAGGGGTTCCCGTGGCAACGCCAGCTCACCTGCCCgacagcaccacggacagctgGTCCGGCTACTACGGCGGTCCGAGGCAGGACGGCGTCGGCAAGCCGTTCGGCAACAAGAGCGTGTCGCTCAAGCAGCGCTGCAGGGATTACGACG AAAAGGGATTTTGTGTCCGAGGGGACCTCTGTCTCTTTGACCATGGCAACGACCCCCTCATCGTCGACGATGTCAATCTCCCCGGCATAATCCCGTTCCCCCCGCCGCCGGTGATGCCCCCCACGGGCATGCCCATGCCCCCCATCACCgagccccccccgcccctcagGATGCCAGCCATGCCCCCCTACGGCCAGCCGCCGCCGCCAGGAGTCTTCCCCATGACAA GACCCCCACTCATAGCAACCGGTGGGATCGATCCCCCCAACCACCAATCTGCAATCACTTCTCCTCCTCTTATCGGACCGCCGGCCATGGGGCTGCCACctactcttcctcctcctcctcctcctcagccaCCCTCCTCGTCTTCATCTGTGTCTCTTCGCCCCCAATATGTCCAGTCTGAAT ataactatgatccagaaGGCTACAACCCAGAATCCCCGGGCCTGACTGCAGCCGGTCATAATTCCTACCGTCAGTTCATTCCCAGGGTGCAGAGCCAGCGCTCCAACCTCATCGGCCTGACTTCCAGCGAAGGACAAGGCTCCAGAG CTGCCAACATAGTGATCCAGACGGAGCCTGCGACGGCAGCCTGCACCCCTGGGAGTAACATGTCCCGGTTTAACACGGAGCAGGACAGCAGGAAGAGGTCCATGATGGGGCCCACTACAGCCGAGGGCTCCGCTGCTAAAAAACCCTGGATGGAGAA GATGGGCTTTAATAATCAGCACAAGAGCCCATTTCCCAAAAGGAATCACTATGTGAACACAAAGTTGGAGGTGCGGAAGATCCCTCGAGACCTCAACAACATCACCAAGCTCAACGAGCACTTCAGCAAGTTTGGAACAATCGTCAATATTCAG GTGGTGTTTGGTGGAGACCCGGAGGCGGCGCTGATCCAGTACACCAAGAACGAAGAGGCCAGACGGGCCATCTCCAGCACCGAGGCCGTCCTCAACAACCGCTTCATCAGGGTGTACTGGCACCGCgagcctaaccctaaccccaacgcAGCCGGGCTCCAGGAGCAGAGCTCGGCGGGCCAGGGCCCCGGCTCGGCCCCCGGCCAAGGACTCCAGCACGGCAACATGCATAAG CAGGGGATCAAGCAGCACAACCCTGCCGCCTACGTGTTGAACAACACCATACCCAAACATCACCTGAATACGGCGGCCGGCGCCCCAAACGCCACGAAGACGGACAGCCTGAACCCAAACCCTGACACCGCCGCC GTGGCGCCCGCGCTGACAAACACCCAGAAGGCCCCCTACACTTCCACAGCCCCAAAGTCATCCTCAAAGAGCCTTGGGAAAACAGGAAAAGCACTGGAAGCGCAGGAAGCTCTCAAGAAGAAACAG GAGGCGTTAAAACTCCAGCAAGACATGAGAAAGAAGAAGCAGGAGATGTTAAAGGCACAGATTGAGTGTCAGAAG GTACTGATAAACCGCGTGGAGAAGAATCGAGGTATGAAGCCCGAGGAGAGAGCCAACATCATGAAAACGCTAAAGGAGCTGACGGAGAAGATTACCCAGCTGCAGAATGAAATGAACCCCCAGGTCTCGCACAGCAAGAGCAACCACAGCCAGCCCAAGACCAAGACCGAC GCCCAGAAGGCGTTGCTTGACGCCGAGCTGGACTTTCACAAGAAGATGAGCTCTGGGGAAGACACCACAGACCTCAAGAGAAAACTCGGGCAGCTGCAGGTGGAG GCGACGCGGCTGGGTCTGATCAAGCCTCCGGCGGGGCGAGGCCGCGGCCGGGGGAAGGCGGCGCTGGACCCGACCGCCATGCACATGGGCCGcggccggagccggagccgggagCTGGCGGGGCGCGGCGGGGTCGTGAACCGCATGGTGATTGACCACCGGCCCAGAGCGCTCGCCATTCTGGGATTCAcacaggaggagaaggaggaactAATGCCGCACTTTGTG AAATTCGGAGAAGTTGAAGATCTCCGAGACCAAGACGCCAACAGCGTCATCATGACCTTTAGGACACGAAGCGAAGCTGAGAAT GCAGCAAATCAGGGAGCCAAGTTCAAAGGGCGGGTTCTGCAGATTTCCTGGTACAAGCCCAAGACCCCGTCCGTTACAACGGAGCCGGAGGAGGACGAGGCGAAAGACGAGGACATTACG cagAAGGAAGCAAGGTCTTATTTGCCaggagaggcggaggaggaggaagaggaggaggacgatGACGAAGATGACGAGAACGAGAGCCGATCCTGGAGGCGATAA
- the rbm27 gene encoding RNA-binding protein 27 isoform X1, with protein MIIENVEALKSWLAKLLEPICDADPSALANYVVALVKKDKTEKELKALCADQLDVFLQKETVGFVDKLFECLTSKNYLGNPAAKEAPKEEVTAPAVKTDADEAETPEEDRENRRRRSPLRSRSEFNESRNRDDRRRDERKRRDFERQGKSCSDSHRERERHERRRGSPRGRSYSRSRSRSRSGSRGKSRDREHRGGRDFKSKFEVERKDTDSYNSSAPPSSHPSPLLPLPTPPHPFSSASSSAGGAGAGGVPVATPAHLPDSTTDSWSGYYGGPRQDGVGKPFGNKSVSLKQRCRDYDEKGFCVRGDLCLFDHGNDPLIVDDVNLPGIIPFPPPPVMPPTGMPMPPITEPPPPLRMPAMPPYGQPPPPGVFPMTRPPLIATGGIDPPNHQSAITSPPLIGPPAMGLPPTLPPPPPPQPPSSSSSVSLRPQYVQSEYNYDPEGYNPESPGLTAAGHNSYRQFIPRVQSQRSNLIGLTSSEGQGSRAANIVIQTEPATAACTPGSNMSRFNTEQDSRKRSMMGPTTAEGSAAKKPWMEKMGFNNQHKSPFPKRNHYVNTKLEVRKIPRDLNNITKLNEHFSKFGTIVNIQVVFGGDPEAALIQYTKNEEARRAISSTEAVLNNRFIRVYWHREPNPNPNAAGLQEQSSAGQGPGSAPGQGLQHGNMHKGIKQHNPAAYVLNNTIPKHHLNTAAGAPNATKTDSLNPNPDTAAVAPALTNTQKAPYTSTAPKSSSKSLGKTGKALEAQEALKKKQEALKLQQDMRKKKQEMLKAQIECQKVLINRVEKNRGMKPEERANIMKTLKELTEKITQLQNEMNPQVSHSKSNHSQPKTKTDAQKALLDAELDFHKKMSSGEDTTDLKRKLGQLQVEATRLGLIKPPAGRGRGRGKAALDPTAMHMGRGRSRSRELAGRGGVVNRMVIDHRPRALAILGFTQEEKEELMPHFVKFGEVEDLRDQDANSVIMTFRTRSEAENAANQGAKFKGRVLQISWYKPKTPSVTTEPEEDEAKDEDITQKEARSYLPGEAEEEEEEEDDDEDDENESRSWRR; from the exons AGACGGTAGGATTTGTCGACAAACTTTTTGAATGTTTAACAAGCAAGAACTACCTGGGAAATCCAGCTGCCAAGGAGGCTCCTAAAGAGGAGGTGACGGCACCGGCAGTCAAGACGGATGCTGATGAG GCTGAAACTCCAGAGGAGGATAGAGAAAACAGGCGGAGGAGAAGTCCCCTGAGAAGCCGCTCTGAATTCAACGAATCCAG AAACCGCGACGACAGGAGACGCGACGAGCGCAAGCGCCGCGACTTTGAGCGGCAAGGGAAAAGCTGCAGCGACTCGCACCGCGAGCGTGAGCGGCACGAGCGGCGCAGGGGCAGCCCCCGCGGGAGGAGCTACAGCCGGAGCCGCAGCCGCAGCAGGAGCGGCAGCCGCGGCAAGAGCAGGGACCGCGAGCACAGAGGAGGCCGAG ACTTCAAGTCAAAGTTTGAGGTGGAAAGAAAAGATACGGACAGCTACAACTCTTCTGCCCCACCGAGTTCCCACCCGtcacctcttcttcctcttcccacACCACCACATCCCTTCTCCTCTGCTTCTTCGTCAGCTGGAGGCGCAGGAGCTGGAGGGGTTCCCGTGGCAACGCCAGCTCACCTGCCCgacagcaccacggacagctgGTCCGGCTACTACGGCGGTCCGAGGCAGGACGGCGTCGGCAAGCCGTTCGGCAACAAGAGCGTGTCGCTCAAGCAGCGCTGCAGGGATTACGACG AAAAGGGATTTTGTGTCCGAGGGGACCTCTGTCTCTTTGACCATGGCAACGACCCCCTCATCGTCGACGATGTCAATCTCCCCGGCATAATCCCGTTCCCCCCGCCGCCGGTGATGCCCCCCACGGGCATGCCCATGCCCCCCATCACCgagccccccccgcccctcagGATGCCAGCCATGCCCCCCTACGGCCAGCCGCCGCCGCCAGGAGTCTTCCCCATGACAA GACCCCCACTCATAGCAACCGGTGGGATCGATCCCCCCAACCACCAATCTGCAATCACTTCTCCTCCTCTTATCGGACCGCCGGCCATGGGGCTGCCACctactcttcctcctcctcctcctcctcagccaCCCTCCTCGTCTTCATCTGTGTCTCTTCGCCCCCAATATGTCCAGTCTGAAT ataactatgatccagaaGGCTACAACCCAGAATCCCCGGGCCTGACTGCAGCCGGTCATAATTCCTACCGTCAGTTCATTCCCAGGGTGCAGAGCCAGCGCTCCAACCTCATCGGCCTGACTTCCAGCGAAGGACAAGGCTCCAGAG CTGCCAACATAGTGATCCAGACGGAGCCTGCGACGGCAGCCTGCACCCCTGGGAGTAACATGTCCCGGTTTAACACGGAGCAGGACAGCAGGAAGAGGTCCATGATGGGGCCCACTACAGCCGAGGGCTCCGCTGCTAAAAAACCCTGGATGGAGAA GATGGGCTTTAATAATCAGCACAAGAGCCCATTTCCCAAAAGGAATCACTATGTGAACACAAAGTTGGAGGTGCGGAAGATCCCTCGAGACCTCAACAACATCACCAAGCTCAACGAGCACTTCAGCAAGTTTGGAACAATCGTCAATATTCAG GTGGTGTTTGGTGGAGACCCGGAGGCGGCGCTGATCCAGTACACCAAGAACGAAGAGGCCAGACGGGCCATCTCCAGCACCGAGGCCGTCCTCAACAACCGCTTCATCAGGGTGTACTGGCACCGCgagcctaaccctaaccccaacgcAGCCGGGCTCCAGGAGCAGAGCTCGGCGGGCCAGGGCCCCGGCTCGGCCCCCGGCCAAGGACTCCAGCACGGCAACATGCATAAG GGGATCAAGCAGCACAACCCTGCCGCCTACGTGTTGAACAACACCATACCCAAACATCACCTGAATACGGCGGCCGGCGCCCCAAACGCCACGAAGACGGACAGCCTGAACCCAAACCCTGACACCGCCGCC GTGGCGCCCGCGCTGACAAACACCCAGAAGGCCCCCTACACTTCCACAGCCCCAAAGTCATCCTCAAAGAGCCTTGGGAAAACAGGAAAAGCACTGGAAGCGCAGGAAGCTCTCAAGAAGAAACAG GAGGCGTTAAAACTCCAGCAAGACATGAGAAAGAAGAAGCAGGAGATGTTAAAGGCACAGATTGAGTGTCAGAAG GTACTGATAAACCGCGTGGAGAAGAATCGAGGTATGAAGCCCGAGGAGAGAGCCAACATCATGAAAACGCTAAAGGAGCTGACGGAGAAGATTACCCAGCTGCAGAATGAAATGAACCCCCAGGTCTCGCACAGCAAGAGCAACCACAGCCAGCCCAAGACCAAGACCGAC GCCCAGAAGGCGTTGCTTGACGCCGAGCTGGACTTTCACAAGAAGATGAGCTCTGGGGAAGACACCACAGACCTCAAGAGAAAACTCGGGCAGCTGCAGGTGGAG GCGACGCGGCTGGGTCTGATCAAGCCTCCGGCGGGGCGAGGCCGCGGCCGGGGGAAGGCGGCGCTGGACCCGACCGCCATGCACATGGGCCGcggccggagccggagccgggagCTGGCGGGGCGCGGCGGGGTCGTGAACCGCATGGTGATTGACCACCGGCCCAGAGCGCTCGCCATTCTGGGATTCAcacaggaggagaaggaggaactAATGCCGCACTTTGTG AAATTCGGAGAAGTTGAAGATCTCCGAGACCAAGACGCCAACAGCGTCATCATGACCTTTAGGACACGAAGCGAAGCTGAGAAT GCAGCAAATCAGGGAGCCAAGTTCAAAGGGCGGGTTCTGCAGATTTCCTGGTACAAGCCCAAGACCCCGTCCGTTACAACGGAGCCGGAGGAGGACGAGGCGAAAGACGAGGACATTACG cagAAGGAAGCAAGGTCTTATTTGCCaggagaggcggaggaggaggaagaggaggaggacgatGACGAAGATGACGAGAACGAGAGCCGATCCTGGAGGCGATAA